The following are encoded in a window of Kitasatospora sp. NBC_01250 genomic DNA:
- a CDS encoding SulP family inorganic anion transporter, with the protein MALDTPPPPPRTDDSSDSHAPPLGAAPGAARHRRPAAQDLTASLVVFLVALPFSLGIALAAGAPLTAGLVAAAAGGITAGLLGGTPLQVSGPSAALTVITAGLITRYGWQATCAITLAAGLLQLLLGTVRVARAALALSPAVVHGMLAGVGITIAIAQFHVVLGGTPQGSTVANLAALPAQLSGPHPPALMVGLLAITILCGWPRLHLLPGQAGRLGGLLERVPAALVAVAAGTALAMFFDFRLARVELAWGRHDLAALPHGAPLALLGAVLTVTAVASVESLLSAVSVDRQSGTPGNLDRELRGQGAANLVSGLLGGLPVAGGEIRGSANVRAGARSRWSTVLHGCWLLVAAVALTGGLRWIPLAALAALVMVVGMQMVGFAHIRRVYRHREFAVYLATVLGVVLLGVPLGVATGAAATALLALCRLACAHLEVSVQPDGSYEVRTHGPLTFLSVPRLTRALAAPPAGARVTILHDGAFLDHAAYEALQSWRADHLARGGQVTMLTVRQEGAVLDPDGTVRSAGNPGPHRCRAWTPWVGHRCIDQEDDPHRRLLSGVRGFQSHTAPLVRPELARLAREGQTPSQLFLTCADSRLVTSMITSSGPGDLFTVRNIGNLVPVPHEPGAADDSVAAAVQYAVEVLEVRSITICGHSGCGAMKALLNGVHEQPGRPTPLARWLRNGRGSLARLARIPAEFADRQVSDEVEQLGITNVVQQLDQLMANPAVERRVLDGELQLVGMYFDFATAQTYVLDRESGRFSAVAGSREIASAA; encoded by the coding sequence ATGGCCCTCGACACACCCCCTCCCCCGCCGCGCACCGACGACTCCAGCGACAGCCACGCGCCGCCCCTCGGTGCGGCGCCGGGAGCGGCACGCCACCGCCGCCCCGCCGCCCAGGACCTGACCGCCTCCCTGGTGGTCTTCCTGGTGGCGCTGCCGTTCTCCCTGGGCATCGCGCTGGCCGCCGGGGCCCCGCTGACGGCCGGGCTGGTCGCTGCCGCCGCCGGCGGGATCACGGCCGGCCTGCTCGGCGGGACACCGCTCCAGGTGAGCGGCCCCTCGGCCGCGCTCACCGTGATCACCGCCGGGCTGATCACGCGGTACGGCTGGCAGGCCACCTGTGCGATCACCCTCGCGGCAGGGCTGCTCCAACTGCTGCTCGGCACGGTGCGGGTGGCCCGGGCGGCCTTGGCGCTGTCCCCGGCCGTGGTCCACGGGATGCTGGCCGGTGTCGGGATCACCATCGCGATCGCCCAGTTCCACGTGGTGCTGGGCGGTACGCCCCAGGGCTCCACGGTGGCCAACCTGGCGGCGCTGCCCGCCCAGCTGTCGGGTCCGCATCCGCCGGCGCTGATGGTGGGCCTGCTGGCCATCACCATCCTCTGCGGGTGGCCGAGGCTCCACCTGCTGCCCGGGCAGGCCGGTCGGCTGGGCGGCCTGCTCGAGCGCGTCCCCGCCGCGCTGGTCGCGGTGGCAGCCGGTACGGCGCTGGCCATGTTCTTCGACTTCCGGCTCGCGCGGGTCGAGCTCGCCTGGGGCCGGCACGACCTCGCCGCCCTCCCCCACGGAGCACCGCTCGCGCTGCTCGGTGCGGTCCTGACGGTCACCGCGGTGGCCAGCGTCGAGTCCCTGCTCAGCGCGGTCTCGGTCGACCGTCAGAGCGGCACGCCCGGCAACCTCGACCGTGAGCTGCGCGGCCAGGGCGCCGCCAACCTGGTCAGCGGCCTCCTGGGCGGTCTCCCGGTCGCCGGCGGGGAGATCCGCGGCTCGGCCAACGTCCGTGCCGGAGCCCGGAGTCGATGGTCGACCGTGCTGCACGGCTGCTGGCTGCTGGTGGCCGCCGTCGCGCTGACCGGCGGCCTGCGCTGGATCCCGCTCGCCGCACTGGCCGCCCTGGTCATGGTGGTCGGCATGCAGATGGTCGGCTTCGCACACATCCGCAGGGTCTACCGGCACCGCGAGTTCGCGGTCTACCTCGCCACTGTCCTCGGGGTGGTCCTGCTCGGAGTCCCGCTGGGGGTCGCCACCGGCGCGGCGGCGACCGCGCTGCTCGCCCTCTGCCGCTTGGCCTGTGCCCACCTCGAGGTGAGCGTCCAGCCGGACGGCTCCTACGAGGTGCGCACGCACGGCCCGTTGACCTTTCTCTCCGTGCCGAGGCTGACCAGGGCGCTGGCCGCGCCACCGGCCGGGGCGCGGGTGACGATCCTGCACGACGGCGCCTTCCTGGACCACGCCGCCTACGAGGCACTGCAGTCCTGGCGCGCCGACCACCTGGCGCGCGGCGGCCAGGTCACGATGCTGACCGTCCGCCAGGAGGGCGCGGTGCTGGACCCGGACGGGACGGTGCGCTCGGCCGGCAACCCCGGTCCGCACCGTTGCCGCGCCTGGACGCCCTGGGTCGGCCACCGCTGCATCGACCAGGAGGACGATCCGCACCGTCGCCTGCTCAGTGGCGTGCGCGGATTCCAGTCACACACCGCACCTCTGGTCCGCCCCGAGCTGGCCAGACTCGCGCGCGAGGGTCAGACGCCCTCGCAGCTCTTCCTGACCTGCGCTGACTCCCGGCTGGTCACCAGCATGATCACCAGCAGCGGCCCGGGCGACCTGTTCACCGTCCGGAACATCGGCAACCTGGTCCCCGTCCCCCACGAACCGGGCGCCGCCGACGACTCCGTGGCCGCCGCCGTGCAGTACGCGGTGGAGGTGCTGGAGGTGCGCAGCATCACGATCTGCGGTCACTCCGGGTGCGGCGCCATGAAGGCCCTGCTGAACGGTGTGCACGAGCAGCCCGGCCGCCCCACCCCGCTGGCCCGGTGGCTGCGCAACGGCCGCGGCTCACTGGCCCGGCTGGCCCGGATCCCGGCAGAGTTCGCCGACCGCCAGGTCAGCGATGAGGTCGAGCAGTTGGGCATCACCAATGTGGTGCAGCAACTCGACCAGCTGATGGCCAATCCCGCGGTCGAACGGCGCGTCCTGGACGGTGAACTGCAACTGGTCGGCATGTACTTCGACTTCGCCACCGCCCAGACCTACGTGCTCGACCGGGAGAGCGGACGCTTCAGCGCAGTGGCCGGCTCCCGCGAGATCGCCAGCGCCGCCTGA